The genomic interval attgaacatatgctaatttaaggcctattttttctaaaaactttcaaaatcttctcgtccctaaccattgggcctaggtctatcaaatttggtatgtagagacatttaatagtcctctaccaaatttttttcaaattatgcccctggggtcaaatttgaccctgccctgggggtcacaaaattgaacatatgcttatataaggcctattttgtgaaaactttcaaaatctactcgtccataaccattgggcctagggctaataaatttagtatgtagagacatcttaaagtcctttaccaaattttttcaaatgatgcccctggggtcaaattttaccctgccccgcggtcacaaaactgaacatatgcaaatatagggtctattttgtgaaaacttttcaaatctttctgtctataaccattgggcttagggctatcaaatttggtgtgcagtgacatcttatagtcctctaccaagttttttcaaattatgcccctcgggtcaagtttgaccctgcctcgagggtcacaaaattgaacatatgcttttataaggcctattttgtgaaaacattaaaaatattcttgtccataactgtatggcatagagctaccaaatttggcatgtagtgacatgtaatagttctcttcttagtttgttcaaattatgcccctggggtcaaatttaaaactgccatgggggtcacaaatttgaatatatgcttataaaggtcttattttttgaaaactttcaaaatcttcttgtccataaacattgggggtacggctaccaaatttggtatgtagtgacatcttattgtcctctaccaagtttgttcaaattatgccatggggtcaaatttgaccctgcctcgagggtcacaaaattgaacatacgcttatataaggccttttttgtgaaaacttaaaaaatcttcttgtccataaacattgggcctagggctaccaaattcgtaATACTTTCTAAttgtaaggccacgacttttttttttattggtttacaaaaattattttgaaaatggtccatcgggcggtcgaaaaaaaaaaaaaaaaaacattagaaaaaaaagttaatgctaataacatcagaacaaagacaacatatcttttataaccttaacacagagacaaaaaatcaaattatgcaatgaaacacatctatatcttcaaatgaaatgagtcctaacagcaccttatgtaacatcaggcaattttaaacactccattacatgacatgcgttcttctcccattaaaacgaaaaactgcgcttcatttccataattggatgcgcaccattacgcaatgcgatgcccgttgcataaatcttatataagataaactacttatacacaaattacccggtatgtgtttgctcttactcgacttatgagatcgtacatgaaaaaaaaaatcgaggtagatcgatccgtgcgtcgtcgcggtaatgtttgtcaaagttgttgttgtcatgaaaactcgttgatttacaacgcaaaacgtcttatttgaactgacgcgaattaatttaatcatatttgtcaacttcgcttttgctttattttgataatttaatccaaagtttaatgttagcaagtgtttttttttactggaattgtaaacaaggagtcagttaaagtcttccgaaaatgtgcagtctgtgtgaattgacagtttgacgtcatcaaaggaaagccgctttctgtcggaagcaataaagcgacaaatttcgcgccgaaaaaattggcttcctttgtctagcaatcaacatgccgaaccaatcgtgtgtttgtttctcaattgcaatcctccaatttaataaaagcacgtgcatagctccgccttcgaatcttttgcagagaacggaggcggagtttaacggttaattgagctagtgttttacacaagttgagttccgatttgccgaaattactcggccctaagcattgaaacgacaaatacgtttatcaatgattttccgagatataccgatttgttccgatttccaaactttctgtacagttcctataaactatggcggacgtgtttacaaaattcctaaacacatatatcgtaaataatggcagtgttttattggattatttatacttattatcaaatactatcgggtttgtttaatataattaacatgttaaacaatatagttgcgtcacagacacggaaataaattttgatggggtcgacatttgactgacgctgattttcttattgtctgtaatttttacccgaaataaattttgagaagtgcccataaaaggactggtacataatgtgtcacattgaaaaatatcccgatctctgcaatatatgtgaaccaatcgttgattgtacttacttgattttattcgcaaccgtactcaaaccggatcgttttttttctcatttcgctcattttgaagtgcggtcgggaataaaatatttaaaaaaagacgattttccgattttattttttttcccattttccaaaaattagggtcggcggttttgtaaaccaagaaatataaaagtcgtggcctaaggattaattccgatgtaatttcttcatttttaaacacaacatgtactgagttgcacgtcttaTATTTAGTTATGGCACATAAAATGTTTCAACACGACGCTTTCCATTGGTGGAACCTGACTCTGTCTGCAACAATTTCACACTCATGTTAAAACGGGGTTTACATAgcatacatgtatagtaaatggTGTAGATGTGTATAAAGGGACTTCAATctagggatgggaccgaatattcgaatattcgaaaatcggccgaatattccaatccaaaattcatattcaagtatttgatttttatgttttttaataaaaaaagttatgcaaagaaataaaaaaaaaatatttttttttcagtgcAGACTTCTTTAGTGCATCTGTCTTTGTTTGCATAACAGCTGCCATCAATTAACGAGATGGTAATTGGCATACTGGAGGGTATCATGAGAGGGGTAGTGTCTTTATTGATTTTATCTTGCAGTTTGCACGGGTGTTAATACACCGTTTAATCTATTGTCGAAGAAAATTGTCGTGCTATTTACAATTCGATGTCTCGCAATTAAGACAGCCCGACTATCGTTACCTTCATATGACCAATCAATTTTAGTGTAAtattacagtgctccagctaggatttgaaaagggcaggggggcttttttgtcaaaagggcactttcgacgcgcagtattttgtcaaaagggcactttcgacacgcagtattttgtgaaaagggcacgttcgagcatgcaggtgtttctggaatgcttcctattgcatgttaatttatatgttataaataattgtattattcccattattattaaaccattcaaacataatgtctacaatgaggattcaactaattacaatgtaataagagatttatgaattatcatattatgtaaaaagaaaaaaaaaaattattttttttttgagggggggggggcagggcggaggttcgggagggcagggcgcggcacctttcgatttaggcctagctggagcactgtaataTACATTCATCTAATCAGAATGCAGTTGCTAAAATATTAACCaattacatttgttttgtaacaataataaattaatatacggTCGAGATCGTTCATTcaatcttgcaatatttttaagaTGTGTCTACAATTTCTATTCTAACAACTATTAAGTTAAAGAAATTCATAATGCCTCCCTCTCATGTTTGGAATTATTTTACGCGCTCAAGTGATAAGTCGAAGGCAATGTGCAATTTTTGTAAGCAGGAGTTCGTGTACAAATCCATAACGTCAAATTTGCTGAACCATCTTAATGGTCAGCATCCGTCTGCGGGAAAAAAGGGTAAGCTTTATAATCATTATTCTGactgattaaagtgatattatgggcatcttacagttaaTAGGTGTTTATCacaatcgttgtttattttttggtgttttcacttcatatacacttatatttgttaatgcagcatcaacatactaaacgttttgacaactgacgacagaaatgattgaTTTACGATgggaatctaaatctagttttagtgcagattcgttcatacgacacaaagacactattttgttttgcGGATCATGTATCACTTTAATATAGCTATACACTTTTCAAAATTTTGATGatcaacaaacaaatataaatattatataatttacgAATTGCCTTTCCACTAGCATAGAGATTTTTTACCGCCAGGGGATACGGACGGAGTGAGGAAGATTATGTGTGCATAAATGTTCATTCaaaagacaaaaataaataacgCTATGTCTTTTATAAGGAGAATGATAAGTTTTACGCAGCTTAAAGAGACATACAGCctgtctttaattaaaattatattgtgcGTTTGGTATAATCATTGTTTTTGTCTATTTCGCAGATGAAACGCCGAAAAAGCAGTCTGCAGTAACTTCTTTCTTCACTGAGCCACTCAAGAGCGAGAGAATCACCCAGGCAATAGCCAACATGATCGTCTCTGATTATGTTCCTCTTAGTATAGTGGAGGGCGAAGGATTCAAAAACTTAATGAGCATCGTAGCCCCCGACTACACAGTGCCCTGTAGGAAAACAGTGAGGTCTCGTATCCAGCGACGCTTTGATGTGTAGCGTGAGGCGCTGATGTCACAATTTGAAAGCGTTCTGTCCGTGTCTATCACTACAGATACCTGGACCTCCAACTCTACCTAGAGTTTCATCACCGTCACTGAACACCGACGCATGGGACCTCAAGTCAAACGTCCTCATCACGCGTGCCATGTCTGAACGTCACACTGGGGAGAACCTTGCTCATCGCCTTAAGGACTGCGTGACCGAATTTAGTTTGGACAGTAAAGTGGACACGTGTATGCATGACAATGCGAGAAACAACGAGTGTGCTGCAAGTTTGTGTGAGGATTGGGGTGATCTGGGTTGTTTCGCCCACTCTCTACAACTGACATTGAAGCCTGCGATGGAATTGCCTTCAGTGTCTACAGTTGTCAGTGGGTGCAGAAAACTCGTCGGCCACTTCAAGCATTCCACAACGCTGACGTTGGAACTGGGTGTTAGACAGAAGACGATGAACGTCCCTCAACACACTCTTACCCAGGATGTCCCTACACGGTGGAACTCCACCTATCTGATGATGGAACACCTGGTAGAGCAGCAGCGCGTTCTTACTGACATCATGCTGGATCCAAAGTTAACAAAGAAGCAAGACGCCACACTCAACTTGAGGGAGTCGGATTGGGCCATTATTAAAGAGTTGTGTGTTATTCTAAAGCCGTTAGCGGATACGACAGCATACATGAGTACAGAGAGTCACGTGTCTGTGTCGGAAATATATCCGATCGTTTGTGGATTGGTCACCAAGAGCCTTGAATCTTGCTCAACGGACAGTTCCATCGCTCAGTTAGTGAAAAAGGCGATTCGTGATGATTTGGTCCATCGCTTCCAGCCAGAATCGTAAGAAGCAGCAAGGTCAATGGCTGCATTGGGTGCCCTATTGGACCCGCGTTATAAGAAACTGGCGTTCTTCTGGTCCAAACAACGGAAAATTACTCAGGATACGTTGGAGTCACGCATGGACGATTTGCCCCTTAGGTTCACAATAAACAACGGTGACATAAAGACCCCGTCAAAACGCCAGAAGTTGGACTTCCTGGACTTTGGCATGGATCCTCTGCAGTGGTGGGGAGAGAACGAGACACGTTTCCCAAAGGTGGCAGTGTCAGCCCGACGTTAACTCAGTGCCCGCGACGTCAGTGCCATCCGAAAGGGTGTTTAATTCAACCGGCTTACTGCTCAGTAAGTTGAGAAACAGACTCTCAAGTTGCATTGTGGATGCCATCGTGTTTCTGAACAAAAATCGTGTGAATGTCTGTGACGTTAATGAGGATGAAGCGTAGAtgaatgtattgtttattgttgaagatacgaaatatatgtaaatatgttttatagcGATTAACTGTTTTGTGAATGCACATTGCATGTACATAATAATCACGAAACTTGAAAACTAGTTCGTATATTCATGTTGTCTGAATGTGTACCCGTATGTTGTTGCTACGTtatctttgtttaaataaaaaacaacttgtgCACTAaggtttttgtttgtgtttattttaaagtacaactgaggaatataatttatatattattaaagttcTATCCAAGTTTTGACATCGTCGTGGTTCTGGAGTCTGTACAGAAAAAATGCGAAACCAAAAGAACAAATATAATATAAGGGAAGTAATCCaaaaatgatattgaaataaatcagaATTAGGGTAATGTTTACCGGCaacatgtgaaataaataaatgttatgaaACTAAATGTATTAAGAGAAgataaagagaaaaataatcatgTATTGATCTCAAAAATGATAAATCTATCTCATTTTCCACTGATGCATATACAAAACGATTGAAAGTGTAATGTGTGGCAATGAGGAACAGTACTTTACTCCGGACCGGCGTAAGTTcggacattttcattttatgtctAAAATCCAATATTCGTATATATTCGAATAAGGGAAAAcaaatattcgaatatcatttttGTATTCGAATCCCATCCCTACTTCAATCAAATATTATCACTTGGCTGTAAAACAATGTATATTAATTCaattctataaatggacatgatgaaatattcttgtactgaaattaaattgtaacCGCATAAAACAGCATTGGTAACAGGTTTTCACAACTTTCTcgccataagtaattaattgctTCGCCATTTGCATTTAACTTCTCATTATTAGGAACAATAATTTTTTACAGTAATTTTTTTACgataaaaaggtgtgatgatgatgtcCAACACCATCTttaatgtactgtttaataaCCACTGGATAAAACGTAAATTTGAAAACTGTGATTCCTTGTTAATCAATCTGCGATAAATGCaagcattaattattttttacttacgtcaataaaaaataatggtcgccAGTTAACCCTGCCCTTATAGGAATTCTTGTTCGACGCTGAACAACACAGTTTAGCAACTGGAAAGGTACCTAAGGATTTCTTGTGGTGCATCCATGTCAGCATACAATGTACATGGCTGTGTAATGTGACTTTATTATTCAATACTCTGATATCTCTTATCATTGGATGATCTATTACCCCATGAGCGCTTTTATGGCAATTAAGGGCTGAGTTAACGGAGTATATGACCAGATTTACTGTTGTGATTTGTAGTTATTGTATGTCCCTTGTATTAGGAACAGTATACATGCCAATTATGGGATGTCCATGTGACTTCCACCATTTGTAAAACGGACGTACAACTGCCGTTTTGGGGCATTATAAATTTACACCGAGACGTCAATTAATTAAATCCTGCCCCACAATACACATAAATAGATCACATGATTAAGGTAAGTACAGCTGGAAACTGTTTCCCTTTTGCTTCCATTTTCACCATTTGCCAAATCTGACAACAGTTTAAGCTTGACTATACGTAAAGGCAAGCAACTCTACTCGCGTCAGAGCAAGGTTGAAGTTTTTTTGTTTCTAAGAAATGGCTGGAttgattttgttaaaactttaaacatgtttttccCATATTGAAATGACACCTAAGGCCAAAGTTGATAACACTGGAGGACGTGGCAGTAGGCTTGCAAACTATCATgcattaaggtcatgtaacatgtgaaACAACTCTtcttaatatttcatttaagaatacagtagttactcccctttgattattaatgttttcataataatacagtgtagttgtgtttcatttatgtgttaattgttatttgaggttggatttttttatgccccctttcgaagaaaagggggcatatagtgatcggactgtccatccgcccgtctgtctgtctttccgtcacactttgcatttaggtttccaaaaatgctcataacttctatgttccttgagatataaccttcatatttggtatgcatgtgtatatggacaaggcctttcattacgcacacatttttttagccctgtgaccttgaccttgaacttactgtacactccacgcgttttccccaaaaaacgcgctccctccgcaggttttttctgctagcgagtgttcacgcggcgttggaagagcgaggtgaactcgataaaacgctcggcgttacgccgcgttcgctaattcccgcggcgtgtattacttaaggctagtcggtaaatgcagacactttccgttcttatcagtgatcgccgcgcaacgccgcgttagcagtgtgctactgggcatgccaaaaaataaaaacattgttataataaattgtttaaatactgtagtacatgtataaaaaagataattgtatagaaaattaatacgtatacaaattatgttttttaattcacaggtacgtctacaatatgaaatagtctaataaaatacatttgacaaattaatatttaaatcataacacatatgacacaagaataaatgttccgtaaaatttccaaatgagaataataattagtaatccgaaacacactacgattttttaattgttaacacgacgtttacaaatgcttccaatatacagttaTCATTagatttcccgacaaaagcgcgcgaaaattatgctgcaatgtacaaggtcaaggtacaatgtatactcctgcaaagcgtgcgtgtattgattttttgatacaaactttgtagcgcagagaacattgaattttgatGATTTCgtttaaaagtttctttggtatttattaacgaaattatatcgcgaataagttgatatttcctctaaaataatttcaaatcgaacacgccgaatctttaacgttacggtattttagtagagtaattattttaacactaattgtactgtaacggattaaagaagacatctgggcggaactggatttaaagtgtttgacgttatgaaaacacgcaaagcttgtctaatgacctattgtgtagactgctgtctgcggtgttttgacaaaagggattaacatgtgtgaatgtcactctgcccatttggtccataattactggtaaacattgcttagaatgtcgacgcaacaagaatacaactgtgaatattaaatgcaattatcaactcaatagttaccaccttttagcaatcaatggaataacctacaaacaaagagaaaatcaatgcattagcgagcagagaattgactttgttccgccaattaaaaccattccttatgcattcgttgaacgtgtttacttgagtaagtaatgcctttagacaggaagcggcttttctttgattacgtcaaactgtcaattcacacagatttgcgagatttttaaggtccttggtcatttgtatacatgttcagtatagaaaatcacctgctaacatgaaaactttggattaaattatcaaaataaaaacaatgttgcaaactgtgcttatattaattggtaagtattagttaaaagacgacgttttgtgtgtcgtaaatcaacgagttttctatacaacaacaactacttctacaaccacgtcgggatcgatctatcttggttgtttttttttattgtaaatattatactacatgtacatgtatgtacttgtaataaatgttattttatttgaaaatcaggaatcaacaaaattaaattgatcgttatctcgtaaaacgcggagtttcctcCGCGTTGCCAACGcggagggccgccgcgtcggtttatcagttttgccgatcgttaaccgccgcgtccaaaatcatgcaaacgccgcgtatagcgggattttcttaatctccctccaggtcgaaacccgcggagtatggagggaaattggggaaaacgcgtggagtgtactgtagggtccgcgttaaggtttcaaaatttgcgttgaggtttcgaaaaatgctcataacttctatgtcccttgagatatgaccttcatatttggtatgcatgtgtatatgggcaaggcttttccatacacacacaaattttcacccctgtgaccttgaccttgaacttagggtccacatttaggtttcgaaatctgtgtttaggtttcgaaaaatgctcataacttctatgtcccttgagatataaccttcatatttggtatgcatgtgtacatgttgtatatggacaaggcctttccaaacgcacaattttttttacccctgtgaccttgacgttgaacttagggtccgcgtttaggtttcaaaatctgggtttatgttttgaaaaatgctcataacttctatgtcccttgagatataaccttcatatttggtatgcatgtgtatatggacaaggcctttccttacgcacacaattttttaccctgtgaccttgaccttgaacttagggtccgcttttatgtttcgaaatctgcgttgaggttccgaaaatgctcattactttgatgtcccttgagatataaccttcatatttggtatgcatgtgtatatgaacaaggcctttccatatgcacacaattttttacccctgtgacctttaccttgatgttagggtccgtgtttaggtttcgaaatctgcgtttaggtttcgaaaaatgctataacttctatcaaagcgtttatagggggcatatgtcatcctatggtgacagctcttgtttttagctcacctgattgctcaggtgagcttttgtgactggtctttgtccgtcgtctgtccacatttgtttgtaaatactctagaggacacatttattgtccgatcttcatgaaacttggtcagaagatttgtcccaatgaaatctcgatcgagtttgaaactgggtcatgttgggtaaagaactaggtcactaggtcaaaaaaaaagaaaaagcttgtaaacactgtagaagtcacatttaatgcccaatcttcatgtaactttgtctatattTCTGTGTtaatgttggttgagttcaaaagtggttccggtccattgaaaaacatggccaccagtgggcggggcagttttccttatatggctatagagcaaccttgtaaacactctagaagtcacaatttttgcccaatcatcatgaaagttaatcaaaacattggttttattgatatgtcggacgagttcgaaaatggtacagatcagtgaaaaaacatggccgccagtgggctgggcattttctctatatgcatatagtgaaaacatgtgaacactctagaagtcacatttttgcccaattgtcatgaaatttggtcagaacattcttCCAgtcaaaatggttccggtcagttgaatatcatggctgcgggggggggggggggggggtggcgggcttgtgaacactctagaagtcacattttttgctcaatcatcatgaaacttggtgaatagatttgttttatatatatctcatatgagtttgcaaatggtcccgatgggtcaataaacacgGCTGCCAGgtgagtggggcagttttccttatgtgactatatagagagaaaccttgtgataaaacactatagaagtcacattttttgcctaatcatcctgaaacttagtcaatacattggttttattgatttcttggacaagttggaaaatggctcagatcggtgaaacacactttttagctcacctaattgctcaggtgaggttttaggattggtctttgtccgctgactgtccgtccacatttggtttgtaaacactagcattcacatttctcaagcattctttatcaaagttactgaaagatctcagtcaagtttgatgatgagcaaaattacataatttatgccataattattgcccttagattgtccaaattttcattatattatacaaaatccttgtaagcaaagtttgatgtttggggggttaactcaaaatataggtcaccatttcaaatcttacaaaaacaaaacactccctatgccagagttttggttcaataatgatgaaacttgaccaggatgtttgtctgctcaatatctaggtcatgtttgacattaggtaaagattgaatgaaccgactcctctcaggtgagcgaactagggccatcttagccctcttgttagctcatctattttttgaaaaaaaaaaatgtgctattgtcatcaccttggtgtcggcgtccgcgtcggtgtccggttaagttttgcgtttaggtccacttttctcagaaagtatcaatgctattgcattcaaacttggtacacttacttactatcatgagggaactgggcaggcaaagttagataactttggcgtgcattttgacagaattatgtgccctttttatacttagaaaattgataattttggttaagttttgtgtttaggtccattttattccttaagtatcaaagctattgctttcatacttgcaacacttactaactatcataaggggactgtgcaggcaaagttatgtaactctgactggcattttgacagaattatgtgcactttttatacttagaaaattgaaaatttggttaagttttgtgtttaggtccattttattcctacagtatcaaagctattgctttcatacttgcaacacctattaactatcataaggggactgtgcaggcaaagttatgtaactctgactggcatttggacggaattatgggccctttatacttagaaaattgaaaatttggttaagttttgtgttttggtccactttacccctaaagtatcatagatattgctttcatacttggaacactcgcaaactatcttaagggtacagtaaaaggacaagttgcatagctctggttgttatttttacggaattatggcccttttttgacttagtaactttgaatatatggttaaattttgtgtttcgatccactttacttctaaagtatcaaggctattgctttcaaacttcaaatactttcatgctatcatgaggttactgtacctggc from Dreissena polymorpha isolate Duluth1 chromosome 1, UMN_Dpol_1.0, whole genome shotgun sequence carries:
- the LOC127869206 gene encoding E3 SUMO-protein ligase ZBED1-like — its product is MVIGILEDETPKKQSAVTSFFTEPLKSERITQAIANMIVSDYVPLSIVEGEGFKNLMSIVAPDYTVPCRKTIPGPPTLPRVSSPSLNTDAWDLKSNVLITRAMSERHTGENLAHRLKDCVTEFSLDSKVDTCMHDNARNNECAASLCEDWGDLGCFAHSLQLTLKPAMELPSVSTVVSGCRKLVGHFKHSTTLTLELGVRQKTMNVPQHTLTQDVPTRWNSTYLMMEHLVEQQRVLTDIMLDPKLTKKQDATLNLRESDWAIIKELCVILKPLADTTAYMSTESHVSVSEIYPIVCGLVTKSLESCSTDSSIAQLVKKAIRDDLVHRFQPES